In a single window of the Stigmatopora nigra isolate UIUO_SnigA chromosome 7, RoL_Snig_1.1, whole genome shotgun sequence genome:
- the snx10b gene encoding sorting nexin-10B, with the protein MQPVISVWVRDPRIQKNDFWHAYMDYEVCLHTDSVYFNRKISRVRRRFREFVWLRQRLQANSMLMTQVPQLPPKNPFFSLNNAQQISERMAGLQSFLEQILLSPLLLSDSCLHLFLQTELSVTKMEACAAGKTRYSVVEAVQGCGIRRFQSLEDLQKDATTYGDSDSDSSESINKVASDLMGIEQEPNVCCSSASL; encoded by the exons ATGCAGCCGGTCATCAGCGTGTGGGTCCGAGACCCACGCATCCAAAAGAATGACTTTTGGCATGCCTATATGGACTATGAAGTTTGTTTACAT acGGATAGCGTATACTTCAATAGGAAGATTTCCCGGGTCCGGCGGAGGTTTCGCGAGTTTGTGTGGCTTCGTCAAAGGCTTCAAGCCAATTCCATGTTGAT GACGCAAGTACCACAACTACCCCCGAAGAACCCCTTTTTCAGCCTGAACAACGCACAACAGATCTCTGAGCGCATGGCAGGCCTCCAGAGCTTTTTAGAACA GATCCTCCTAAGCCCTCTGCTCTTGTCGGACAGCTGCCTCCATCTATTCCTCCAAACGGAGCTCAGCGTGACCAAGATGGAGGCCTGTGCCGCGGGAAAGACGCGCTATTCTGTAGTTGAGGCCGTGCAGGGCTGTGGCATCAGGAGGTTTCAATCCCTTGAGGACTTGCAGAAGGACGCAACCACGTATGGCGACTCTGACTCAGACAG CTCTGAGAGCATAAACAAAGTCGCATCTGATCTCATGGGTATTGAGCAAGAGCCAAATGTCTGCTGTTCCTCTGCTTCTCTGTGA
- the cbx3b gene encoding chromobox protein homolog 3b gives MRKKQTAKQRKLDDSSAIVQEFAVEKITRRRIFNGRVEYFLKWKGFTETDNTWEPEDNLDCPELIEEYLRNRLPSENEEEEFVPKEEMTDDMEISPPQICAQNCLDDPDSPAALDAYPELECIIGSADRRGELMFLVKWKNSGDVALLPAHEASTRCPRAVIDFYEQKLTWHCGDEEQ, from the exons ATGAGGAAGAAGCAGACGGCCAAGCAAAGGAAGCTGGATGACTCTTCTGCCATTGTGCAGGAGTTTGCGGTGGAGAAGATTACTCGCCGTCGGATCTTCAATGGAAGAGTAGAGTACTTTCTCAAGTGGAAAGGCTTCACGGA AACAGACAACACGTGGGAGCCCGAAGATAACCTGGATTGTCCTGAGCTAATTGAAGAGTATCTGCGAAATCGTCTTCCGTCTGAGAATGAGGAAGAGGAGTTTGTTCCTAAGGAAGAAATGACGGACGATATGGAAATA TCCCCACCACAGATATGTGCTCAGAACTGTCTTGACGATCCAGACTCACCCGCAGCCTTGGACGCTTACCCCGAACTTGAATGCATCATTGGTTCCGCAGACAGACGCGGGGAGCTGATGTTCTTAGTCAAATG GAAGAACTCCGGTGACGTGGCCCTACTGCCAGCCCACGAGGCGAGCACCAGGTGCCCTCGGGCGGTCATCGACTTCTACGAGCAGAAGCTGACGTGGCACTGCGGAGACGAGGAGCAGTGA
- the mboat1 gene encoding lysophospholipid acyltransferase 1 isoform X2, with the protein MTQAEINHVHRYSMMMAMGYLTVCQVSRLVIFKYGILSTDFSGPLMIMTQKITSLGFQLHDGMCKKAEELTSEQKLLALNVRPSLVEYLSYNLNFLSVLVGPFNNYKDYINFIEGTHVSSRLRRQTSTCNGHSLYYKIQQPSPLSAVCQKLLVCSGCMLFFFIVTRSLPILYNVNPHFVSNAPFITRVTYSLLSMQAARPKFYFAWTLGDAINNAAGFGFEGMDENGKASWNLISNLNIIGIETATSYKTFIDNWNIQTGKWLKTVCYDRVEHHRIALTFILSALWHGAYPGYYFSFITSILITLVARAVRKLFRHHFLGSRGLKLGYDILTWASTQLAISYTFMPFLLLGVEPTMVYYRSMYFHVHIISILAMFVLYPKLKSKVPSKAKWTSAQCLQIYCNNNDKTS; encoded by the exons ATATTCCATGATGATGGCAATGGGATATCTGACTGTATGCCAAGTCAGCAGACTCGTCATCTTTAAATATGGAATACTGTCTACTGACTTCTCTGG GCCACTGATGATAATGACCCAGAAGATTACCTCACTTGGGTTCCAGCTCCATGACG gtATGTGTAAGAAAGCAGAAGAACTGACCTCCGAACAGAAGCTGCTGGCTCTAAA TGTAAGACCTTCTCTTGTGGAGTACCTAAGTTACAATCTTAACTTCCTGAGCGTGTTGGTGGGTCCCTTCAATAACTACAAGGACTACATCAACTTCATTGAGGGCACACATGTTAGCAGCAGACTCCGACGACAGACCAGCACGTGTAATGGACACAGTCTCTACTATAAAATTCAACAACCATCACCCTTG AGTGCAGTGTGTCAAAAATTGTTGGTGTGCTCTGGCTGCATGCTCTTCTTTTTCATCGTCACACGATCCTTGCCGATATTGTACAACGTCAATCCTCACTTTGTAAGCAACGCCCCTTTCATCACACGGGTCACCTACAGTCTCCTCTCCATGCAAGCTGCGAGACCCAAATTCTACTTTGCTTGGACACTAG GTGATGCTATCAACAACGCTGCCGGTTTTGGTTTTGAAGGCATGGATGAAAATGGAAAAGCTTCTTGGAACCTCATCAGTAATTTAAACATCATTGGCATTGAG ACAGCAACCAGCTACAAGACTTTCATAGACAACTGGAACATACAAACTGGAAAATGGCTCAAAAC GGTGTGCTATGACCGAGTTGAGCATCACCGCATAGCATTGACCTTCATTCTATCTGCCTTGTGGCACGGAGCTTACCCAGGATACTATTTCTCCTTTATAACTTCCATCCTGATCACACTGGTTGCACGAGCT GTACGAAAATTGTTTCGCCACCACTTTCTCGGCTCCAGAGGCTTAAAGCTCGGTTATGACATCTTGACCTGGGCTTCCACTCAGTTGGCCATCAGCTATACTTTTATGCCTTTTCTACTCTTGGGAGTTGAGCCCACCATGGTGTATTACAG GTCCATGTACTTCCATGTACACATCATCAGCATCCTGGCAATGTTTGTACTGTATCCCAAACTCAAAAGCAAAGTCCCCTCTAAAGCTAAATGGACCTCCGCTCAGTGTTTACAGATCTACTGtaacaacaatgacaaaacaaGCTGA